Proteins from a genomic interval of Methanofollis formosanus:
- a CDS encoding ABC transporter permease: MDGGMLELWQDYNLTARTFEHLAMFSVALLLSVIIGFAVGVLLSRRRRYAGVSFAALNTLETFPDLALLAILIPLLGIGAVPTVAACVLYSILPIARNTYTGLTSVSAGHVNAAESIGLTEREVLVHIRVPLALPMLAGGVRIAVVFTMGIVTLGGLVGAGGLGVPLQTGIFNNIPGLILLSGAWVGLLAVLFDGVAAAVEHRLNRRYGSW; this comes from the coding sequence ATGGACGGCGGGATGCTGGAACTCTGGCAGGACTACAACCTCACGGCCAGGACCTTCGAGCACCTGGCGATGTTCTCGGTCGCCCTCCTCCTCTCGGTGATCATCGGGTTTGCCGTCGGCGTCCTCCTCTCCAGGCGGCGGCGCTACGCCGGGGTCTCCTTCGCCGCCCTCAATACCCTGGAGACCTTCCCCGACCTCGCCCTCCTCGCCATCCTCATCCCGCTCCTCGGGATCGGGGCGGTCCCGACCGTCGCCGCCTGCGTTCTCTACTCCATCCTGCCCATCGCCCGCAACACCTACACCGGGCTGACGAGCGTGAGCGCCGGGCACGTCAACGCCGCCGAGAGCATCGGGCTCACCGAACGCGAGGTGCTCGTCCATATCCGCGTCCCCCTCGCCCTCCCGATGCTCGCCGGGGGCGTGCGGATCGCCGTCGTCTTCACGATGGGCATCGTCACCCTCGGCGGCCTCGTCGGTGCCGGCGGACTCGGCGTCCCGCTGCAGACCGGGATCTTCAACAACATCCCCGGCCTGATCCTCCTCTCCGGCGCCTGGGTCGGGCTCCTCGCCGTCCTCTTCGACGGCGTCGCCGCCGCCGTCGAGCACCGCCTGAACCGGAGGTACGGGTCATGGTAG
- a CDS encoding ATP-binding cassette domain-containing protein: protein MTRLFERVDAVDLAGLTKRYGGRSAVEDLDLGIEGGELLVLIGASGSGKTTTLRMINRLVEPDDGTVRINGTDTRDLEVVALRRSIGYVIQEVGLFPHMTVGENVGLLPTLEGWDAARVRGRVDDLLDLVDLPPETYAARYPRELSGGQQQRVGLARAIATDPPLVLMDEPFGALDPILRRQLQDEFEEIKAALGRTIVFVTHDIDEAFKLGDRVGVMHDARLVQVGRPEELILDPASDVVARMVDADRKFRHLESLRVQDLMLPLLRSYLVPGETAVGPGFEAMMEGDVGVAVVTEGDRVVGTVRRREAYTRRRDESTMAAIAAPPLVFAPADPLPTALADLKKAGASFALVTDDDERPVGLLLADEVLMRLV, encoded by the coding sequence ATGACGCGCCTCTTCGAGCGGGTCGACGCCGTCGACCTCGCCGGGCTCACCAAACGTTACGGCGGGCGCTCCGCCGTCGAAGACCTGGACCTCGGGATCGAGGGCGGCGAACTCCTGGTCCTCATCGGGGCGAGCGGATCGGGGAAGACCACCACGCTACGGATGATCAACCGCCTCGTCGAGCCGGACGACGGGACGGTGCGGATCAACGGCACCGACACGAGAGACCTCGAAGTGGTCGCCCTCAGGCGGAGCATCGGCTACGTGATCCAGGAGGTCGGGCTCTTCCCGCACATGACCGTCGGGGAGAACGTCGGCCTCCTCCCCACCCTCGAAGGCTGGGACGCGGCGCGGGTGCGGGGGCGGGTCGACGACCTCCTCGACCTCGTCGACCTCCCGCCCGAGACCTATGCCGCCCGCTACCCCAGAGAACTCTCCGGTGGGCAGCAGCAACGCGTCGGCCTCGCCCGCGCCATCGCCACCGACCCGCCGCTCGTGCTGATGGACGAGCCCTTCGGCGCCCTCGACCCGATCCTGCGGCGGCAGTTGCAGGACGAGTTCGAGGAGATCAAGGCGGCGCTCGGCCGGACCATCGTCTTCGTCACCCACGACATCGACGAGGCCTTCAAACTCGGCGACCGGGTGGGGGTGATGCACGACGCCCGCCTCGTCCAGGTCGGGCGGCCCGAAGAACTCATCCTGGACCCGGCCTCGGATGTCGTCGCCAGGATGGTCGACGCCGACCGGAAGTTCAGGCACCTGGAGAGTCTCCGGGTGCAGGACCTGATGCTCCCGCTCCTCAGGTCGTACCTGGTGCCCGGCGAGACGGCGGTCGGGCCGGGCTTCGAGGCGATGATGGAAGGCGACGTCGGCGTCGCGGTCGTCACCGAGGGCGACCGGGTGGTCGGGACGGTGCGGCGCCGGGAGGCCTACACCCGTCGCCGCGACGAGTCGACGATGGCGGCGATCGCCGCCCCGCCCCTCGTCTTCGCCCCTGCCGACCCGCTCCCGACCGCCCTCGCCGACCTGAAGAAGGCCGGGGCCTCCTTCGCCCTGGTGACCGACGACGACGAGCGGCCGGTCGGCCTCCTCCTCGCCGACGAGGTGCTGATGAGGCTGGTCTGA
- a CDS encoding glycine betaine ABC transporter substrate-binding protein, translating into MKRLMTAGAVLVVAALCIAGCTEIPGMGGETVVVGAKTFNEQYILAEMVALLLEDAGYTTEMKANLNDLSLFEGIKKDQVDVYVEYTGTAYSQLLKLPPMETWEPEVVYADVVKGLEAENITVLSRLGFRDDYTIAVPEAWAEEQGVTKVSDLAPHAGEMVLVTDYVFAEREDGLPQVAKVYNFTFKEAKPMSPTLMYDVIKSGEADAITPYTTDTRVDLYDLRVLEDDRAAFPPYHAILLANEKIAGDEKAVEALSVLADRIDADTMRRLNHEFDVEKREARAIARDYLVAEGLIQG; encoded by the coding sequence ATGAAAAGATTGATGACCGCAGGTGCGGTCCTCGTGGTCGCCGCCCTCTGCATCGCCGGGTGCACCGAGATCCCCGGCATGGGCGGCGAGACGGTGGTGGTCGGGGCCAAGACCTTCAACGAACAGTACATCCTGGCCGAGATGGTCGCCCTCCTCCTGGAGGACGCCGGGTACACGACCGAGATGAAGGCAAACCTCAACGACCTCTCCCTCTTCGAAGGGATCAAGAAAGACCAGGTGGACGTCTATGTCGAGTACACCGGGACGGCCTACTCACAACTCCTCAAACTCCCGCCCATGGAAACCTGGGAGCCCGAGGTCGTCTACGCCGACGTGGTGAAGGGCCTGGAGGCCGAGAACATCACCGTCCTCTCGCGCCTCGGGTTCAGGGACGACTACACCATCGCCGTGCCCGAGGCCTGGGCCGAGGAGCAGGGCGTCACGAAGGTCTCCGACCTCGCGCCCCATGCCGGCGAGATGGTGCTGGTGACCGACTACGTCTTTGCCGAACGCGAGGACGGCCTGCCGCAGGTGGCGAAGGTCTACAACTTCACTTTCAAGGAGGCGAAGCCGATGTCGCCGACGTTGATGTACGACGTGATCAAGAGCGGCGAGGCCGACGCAATCACCCCGTACACCACCGACACCAGGGTGGACCTCTACGACCTCCGGGTCCTGGAGGACGACCGGGCGGCCTTCCCGCCGTACCACGCGATCCTGCTCGCAAACGAGAAGATCGCCGGCGACGAGAAGGCGGTCGAAGCGCTCAGCGTGCTCGCAGACCGCATCGATGCCGACACGATGCGGCGGCTCAACCATGAGTTCGATGTCGAGAAGCGGGAGGCACGGGCGATCGCCCGCGACTATCTCGTCGCGGAAGGGCTGATCCAGGGGTGA
- a CDS encoding ferritin family protein encodes MPEFANPFAGTAYGRKLTDMELVRAIRYMVAAEYEAVQLYQQLAESVENDLAKAVLLDIAEEEIVHAGEFLRLLKELYPEEEAFYREGADEVEELIEGMKKK; translated from the coding sequence ATGCCTGAGTTTGCCAACCCCTTTGCAGGGACTGCGTATGGGAGAAAGTTGACTGACATGGAACTCGTCAGGGCGATCAGGTATATGGTCGCCGCCGAGTACGAGGCCGTGCAGCTTTACCAGCAACTTGCCGAGTCGGTCGAGAACGACCTGGCCAAAGCGGTCCTCCTGGACATCGCCGAGGAGGAGATCGTGCACGCCGGCGAGTTCCTCCGTCTGCTCAAGGAACTCTATCCCGAGGAGGAGGCCTTCTATCGGGAGGGCGCCGACGAGGTCGAAGAGTTGATCGAGGGGATGAAGAAGAAGTAG
- a CDS encoding MBL fold metallo-hydrolase, giving the protein METREEKFSFIARMPDRPGALQQAAAIVTEHGGNINRIQYSRRIDPRTVFFEVTAPNEAHAAIRHRLAAIGYLQTALPGPGILRFHVHLPHTSGALAAFLDLTTKARANIALIDFDDAGPHPDRVTVSVSLEESGQAETLLDALKSRYPLEILEYDTTGSSLDETVFYLCFAQRVREIIGPAGDGFLLRLLHDINHVVQELGARGEDPRAVFASVLQTGESLQRTCGDGFYADVQQVAVTPEMDLYCFQLPGGGSVYLLNTPEESMMIDTGYGIYYPDVIRMLNHYGLGNGTRLRRVLLTHADADHCGAAGFYEAPAMMHPTSAAIIETSNRAFASPVEGSVLEMVYTTIINLFSRFNPPENYTLFGGPTGETRGIFPVLHRFTFGGLEFEVLEGFGGHVQGLVYVFCPSCGLLFTSDTVINFGSLTEKRKTYSSLADFLVTSVNVDSATARRERHALMEIAAETDQALAEKGRRCYVCGGHGAVSVLDENGRLEAVGEVEHYTHQG; this is encoded by the coding sequence ATGGAGACCAGGGAAGAGAAGTTCTCCTTCATCGCCCGCATGCCCGACCGCCCCGGCGCCCTCCAGCAGGCGGCCGCGATCGTCACCGAGCACGGCGGGAACATCAACCGGATCCAGTACAGCCGACGCATCGACCCGAGAACGGTATTCTTCGAGGTGACCGCACCGAACGAGGCCCACGCCGCGATCAGGCACCGCCTCGCCGCCATCGGCTACCTCCAGACCGCCCTCCCCGGCCCCGGCATCCTCCGTTTCCACGTCCATCTCCCTCACACCTCCGGCGCCCTCGCCGCCTTCCTCGACCTGACGACGAAGGCACGGGCCAACATCGCCCTCATCGACTTCGACGACGCCGGCCCCCACCCGGACCGCGTCACCGTCTCGGTCAGCCTGGAGGAGAGCGGGCAGGCCGAAACCCTCCTCGACGCCCTCAAGTCGCGCTACCCCCTCGAGATCCTGGAGTACGACACCACGGGCAGCTCCCTCGACGAGACCGTCTTCTACCTCTGCTTCGCGCAGCGGGTCAGGGAGATCATCGGCCCGGCCGGCGACGGCTTCCTCCTCCGCCTCCTCCACGACATCAACCACGTCGTCCAGGAACTCGGGGCGCGGGGCGAAGACCCGCGGGCCGTCTTTGCCAGCGTCCTGCAGACCGGCGAAAGCCTGCAGCGGACCTGCGGCGACGGCTTCTACGCCGACGTCCAGCAGGTGGCGGTCACCCCCGAAATGGACCTCTACTGCTTCCAGTTGCCGGGCGGCGGGAGCGTCTACCTCCTCAACACCCCCGAGGAGAGCATGATGATCGACACCGGCTACGGCATCTACTACCCAGACGTCATCAGGATGCTCAACCACTACGGCCTGGGCAACGGCACCAGGCTCAGGAGGGTCCTGCTCACCCACGCCGACGCCGACCACTGCGGCGCCGCCGGGTTCTACGAGGCCCCGGCCATGATGCACCCCACCTCCGCGGCGATCATCGAGACCTCGAACCGCGCCTTCGCCTCGCCGGTCGAGGGCTCGGTCCTTGAAATGGTCTACACCACCATCATCAACCTCTTCTCGCGGTTCAACCCGCCGGAGAACTACACCCTCTTCGGCGGCCCGACCGGCGAGACTCGCGGGATCTTCCCGGTCCTCCACCGCTTCACCTTCGGCGGGCTCGAGTTCGAGGTGCTGGAAGGGTTCGGCGGCCACGTGCAGGGACTGGTCTACGTCTTCTGCCCGAGCTGCGGCCTCCTCTTCACCAGCGACACCGTCATCAACTTCGGCAGCCTCACCGAGAAGCGCAAGACCTACAGTTCGCTCGCCGACTTCCTGGTCACCTCGGTGAACGTCGACTCCGCAACGGCCAGGCGCGAGCGCCACGCCCTCATGGAGATCGCGGCCGAAACCGATCAGGCCCTCGCGGAGAAGGGGCGGCGCTGCTATGTCTGCGGCGGGCACGGGGCGGTCTCGGTCCTCGACGAGAACGGGAGGCTGGAGGCCGTCGGCGAAGTGGAGCACTACACCCACCAGGGCTGA
- a CDS encoding SAM-dependent methyltransferase has product MDYYDLISISTRDMAIMNPTTPEKLRRAGAMAGLAAGEEVIEFGCGYGTVLTTLADAFGIRGRGIDLREYACRRAVEQIAAEGYADRLTVTCADVLDATPDRAYDLAACIGSTHIWGGLAPALEAMAAWLKPEGRLIVGERCWQHAAVPPDFARAWPDVLTEYEIFGCARDAGYEVRGVLHATADDWDAYESGNWGGLLGWLEEHPDADDEEAAEVREYLHRIQDEFAGYGREYMGFGLYVLVPV; this is encoded by the coding sequence ATGGACTACTACGACCTCATCTCCATCTCCACCCGCGACATGGCCATCATGAACCCCACGACCCCTGAGAAACTCAGGCGGGCCGGGGCGATGGCGGGCCTCGCGGCGGGCGAGGAGGTGATCGAGTTCGGGTGCGGCTACGGCACGGTGCTCACCACCCTGGCCGACGCCTTCGGGATCCGGGGACGGGGGATCGACCTGCGGGAATACGCCTGCCGGCGAGCAGTCGAGCAGATCGCGGCGGAAGGGTACGCCGACCGCCTCACCGTCACCTGCGCCGACGTCCTCGACGCGACGCCCGACCGCGCCTACGACCTCGCCGCCTGCATCGGCTCCACCCACATCTGGGGCGGCCTCGCCCCGGCCCTCGAGGCGATGGCCGCCTGGCTCAAACCGGAGGGACGCCTCATCGTCGGCGAACGCTGCTGGCAGCACGCCGCCGTCCCGCCCGACTTCGCCAGGGCCTGGCCCGACGTCCTCACCGAGTACGAGATCTTCGGGTGCGCGAGGGACGCTGGCTACGAGGTGCGGGGCGTCCTCCACGCCACCGCCGACGACTGGGACGCCTACGAGTCAGGCAACTGGGGCGGACTCCTCGGGTGGCTCGAGGAGCACCCGGACGCCGACGACGAGGAGGCGGCCGAGGTGCGCGAATACCTCCACCGGATCCAGGACGAATTCGCGGGGTACGGGCGCGAATATATGGGATTCGGGCTCTACGTGCTCGTGCCGGTATGA
- a CDS encoding ATP-binding protein, which translates to MSNPVQGKTPIIRRDAEEKLRALACGFPAVSVIGPRQSGKTTLVRSVFPDLPYVLLEDPDTRAFAEEDPRSFLAHYEKTGAIFDEIQRVPELFSYLQGVLDWHQRPGQFILTGSQNFLMMERISQSLAGRVGIIKLLPLSMRELAHAGVEVERYEDLLYAGLFPRPYSSGIHPADFYSSYIQTYLERDLRLLRQVQDLSAFQRFMKMCAHRSGQVVNYSSLANDCGITHNTAKAWLSLLETSLLITLIRPHHKNFNKRLVKMPKLYFTDPGLAAHLAGIQSADDLCFHPLKGGLFESLVISEFLKVRFNRGKESNLYFWRDKSGHEIDCVIEYGGRDLVPVEIKSSRTASPDFFKEITHWNRLSGNTPDRSFVVYGGDQSQRRTAGQLVGYREMDPIVSYLV; encoded by the coding sequence ATGTCCAACCCCGTGCAGGGGAAGACCCCCATCATCAGGCGGGACGCTGAGGAGAAACTCCGGGCCCTTGCCTGTGGATTTCCAGCGGTGTCGGTGATCGGCCCCCGCCAGTCTGGAAAGACGACACTTGTTCGATCGGTATTCCCGGATCTGCCCTATGTATTACTGGAAGATCCCGACACCCGCGCCTTCGCAGAAGAAGACCCGCGCAGTTTTCTTGCACACTATGAAAAGACCGGCGCAATTTTTGATGAGATCCAGCGGGTTCCTGAACTTTTTTCCTATCTCCAGGGCGTTTTAGATTGGCACCAGAGGCCAGGACAGTTCATCCTCACCGGTTCCCAGAACTTTTTGATGATGGAGCGGATCTCCCAGTCACTTGCCGGTCGGGTCGGGATCATCAAACTCCTCCCGCTCTCAATGAGAGAACTTGCCCATGCCGGAGTTGAGGTCGAACGGTATGAAGACCTCCTCTATGCCGGCCTCTTTCCCCGCCCCTACAGCAGCGGCATTCACCCGGCAGATTTCTATTCGTCATATATCCAGACGTACCTTGAACGTGATCTCCGTCTTCTCAGGCAGGTACAGGACCTCTCGGCCTTCCAGAGGTTCATGAAGATGTGTGCCCATCGGTCCGGCCAGGTGGTAAACTACTCGTCCCTTGCCAACGATTGCGGCATCACCCATAACACGGCGAAAGCGTGGCTATCTCTCCTTGAGACGTCATTGTTGATCACCCTGATCAGGCCTCACCACAAAAACTTCAACAAGCGGCTTGTGAAAATGCCAAAACTCTACTTTACCGATCCCGGTCTTGCCGCACACCTGGCCGGGATACAGAGTGCCGACGATCTTTGTTTCCATCCATTAAAGGGGGGGCTCTTTGAATCGCTTGTTATATCCGAGTTCCTGAAGGTCCGGTTTAATCGTGGCAAAGAGTCCAATCTCTACTTCTGGCGGGATAAGTCGGGGCATGAGATCGACTGCGTCATCGAATATGGAGGACGGGATCTCGTCCCGGTCGAGATCAAGTCGAGTCGAACGGCAAGTCCTGACTTCTTCAAAGAGATCACACACTGGAATCGACTCTCCGGCAACACGCCGGACCGATCGTTTGTGGTCTATGGGGGTGACCAGTCCCAGCGTCGAACGGCAGGGCAGCTGGTCGGGTATCGGGAGATGGACCCGATCGTTTCGTATCTGGTGTGA
- a CDS encoding NosD domain-containing protein, producing MVIFMKKTIGIFCLILLALLIAPATATTWYLHDGDDINDYTRISGSVETKPGDAIFLYNGTYSHFDVQKPHLSIIGEGADLVMIDCRGGKYIGLGTEHYDADTTRTWIEGLLVTNSTFGITFSSTNPVCGSTFTRCVFDGMTESVHIRGNKTTFSHNIVRNSTAKYSAVTVDKVDCVVSDNLFINSTGSGLTLQGKGSSSNNTIVNNTFSSSSTAGLEFYKSGGDNIIYLNEFIDNAADVISTTSPAQIWNSTAPLTYTYNDAIHTNYLGNFWSDYTGDDENNDGVIDAPYILPDSLGTDHAPLKATHDAYASPEPQTRYVDADGGEGVYTTISDAVAASNPGDTVVVKDGVYTENVLVDKLLVIRTENGAGAVTVTAASTDKPVFDVDADGVTVEGFAVRGPTDEHVAGIEIVGFDDCIVRKNDCAGCYNGVHLGGDATGNTVEENSCHENTKRGLSLRDTVAGNLVFNNTCENNAEAEICIKDAAKGNTVWANAFLGPVEIKTANTYHSPEEVTYTYRGGEYTGCVGNHYTGYPGTDADKNGIGDTPMSFGTYKDEYPMMGEWQTGEIIPTVPMLATVAVTPADAELEEHETFQFTAAGYDDTGAGMEDLVFTWTSSNTTVGSVNATGYFEALAGGTTTVTAESDGVQGTASITVLALADLPKIRIVKYAEDGRTVVDETTVTVRWMKKNLDVYGGDNGVELHFQGPVFSDEWNETHPGEPYNFWDPEETVNANPGKINEVVKGTSLRDLCNLVGGAEEGNEIKLTARDGYAGSLPYASVYEPAARQGEAIIAWWTEEKGDVPAYRDGPRLFFMAPDGIFGNWDMHECLPEWCWHYYDKMPAVAGISVAKVDTIEIMPAPRQDWSLTLNGAINEEIGRTYYEHGVECSGSIHRVEWTDGGQTWSGLALWLLCGWVDDGQSHGAGAYRDDLADAGYTVLLVDYGPDGIAGTGDDRTVEFASADVKRNNNIILANEIDGMPLAESDWPLRLVGDDVPAEKRLGSIDAVRLLGLPGSDGDMTLILRKGWNFVSVPRTLAPGNDTVALFENVDCAGHSIFGYDGTDGWEVLKSDAPVKPLDGVWIYSNTTATVALTFDSLKPTTAPTKALVPGWNAVGFSDVSPAPAKDALASVKDAWAILIGLDAEEQAYAPSIINSGSGSHSDERDLNPGEGYWVFMRTGGTLAAISI from the coding sequence ATGGTGATTTTCATGAAAAAAACGATTGGAATTTTCTGCCTTATTCTACTTGCTCTCCTCATCGCACCCGCAACGGCGACGACATGGTACCTCCATGACGGTGACGACATCAATGATTACACACGTATTTCAGGATCAGTAGAGACAAAACCAGGAGACGCCATCTTCCTGTACAACGGCACCTACTCTCATTTTGACGTACAGAAACCACATCTCTCCATCATCGGCGAGGGCGCCGATCTGGTGATGATCGACTGCAGGGGAGGTAAATATATTGGTTTGGGAACTGAGCACTATGATGCAGATACAACCAGAACATGGATTGAAGGATTATTGGTGACCAACAGCACATTTGGTATTACTTTTTCTTCCACCAATCCCGTATGTGGTTCAACATTTACACGTTGCGTTTTTGACGGGATGACGGAATCAGTTCATATTAGAGGAAATAAAACCACATTTTCTCACAACATCGTCAGAAATTCCACTGCAAAATATTCTGCAGTTACGGTCGACAAAGTAGACTGTGTTGTCTCAGACAATCTCTTCATAAACAGTACAGGATCCGGATTGACACTCCAGGGGAAGGGTTCATCTTCAAACAACACCATCGTCAATAATACATTCAGTTCCTCTTCCACAGCAGGGCTTGAATTTTACAAGTCCGGTGGCGACAACATAATCTATCTCAACGAGTTCATCGACAACGCCGCTGACGTGATTTCAACCACATCACCGGCCCAGATCTGGAACTCCACCGCCCCCCTCACCTACACCTACAACGACGCCATTCACACCAACTACCTCGGCAACTTCTGGTCCGACTACACCGGCGACGACGAGAACAACGACGGCGTCATCGACGCCCCGTACATCCTCCCCGACAGCCTCGGCACCGACCACGCCCCGCTGAAAGCGACGCACGACGCCTACGCATCACCTGAACCGCAGACGCGGTACGTCGACGCCGACGGCGGCGAAGGAGTCTACACCACCATCTCTGATGCGGTCGCGGCCTCGAACCCCGGCGACACCGTCGTCGTGAAGGACGGCGTCTACACCGAGAACGTGCTGGTGGACAAACTGCTCGTCATCCGCACCGAGAACGGCGCCGGCGCCGTGACCGTCACCGCCGCATCAACCGACAAACCGGTCTTCGACGTCGACGCCGACGGCGTGACCGTCGAAGGCTTTGCGGTCCGCGGCCCGACCGACGAGCACGTCGCGGGCATCGAGATCGTCGGGTTCGACGACTGCATCGTCAGGAAGAACGACTGCGCCGGGTGCTACAACGGCGTCCACCTCGGCGGCGACGCCACCGGCAACACCGTCGAAGAGAACTCTTGTCACGAGAACACCAAACGCGGCCTCAGCCTCCGCGACACCGTCGCCGGCAACCTCGTCTTCAACAACACCTGCGAGAACAACGCTGAAGCCGAGATCTGTATCAAGGACGCGGCAAAGGGCAACACCGTCTGGGCCAACGCCTTCCTCGGCCCCGTCGAGATCAAGACCGCCAACACCTACCACTCGCCCGAAGAGGTGACCTACACCTACCGCGGCGGCGAGTACACGGGCTGCGTCGGCAACCACTACACCGGATACCCCGGCACCGACGCCGACAAGAATGGCATCGGCGACACCCCGATGTCCTTCGGCACCTACAAGGACGAGTACCCGATGATGGGCGAGTGGCAGACCGGCGAGATCATCCCGACGGTCCCGATGCTCGCCACCGTCGCCGTCACCCCGGCCGACGCCGAACTCGAAGAGCACGAGACCTTCCAGTTCACGGCCGCAGGGTATGACGACACCGGCGCGGGAATGGAAGACCTCGTCTTCACCTGGACGAGCAGCAACACCACCGTCGGGAGCGTGAACGCCACCGGCTACTTCGAAGCCCTCGCCGGAGGCACCACGACCGTCACCGCGGAGAGCGACGGGGTGCAGGGCACCGCGAGCATCACCGTCCTCGCCCTCGCCGACCTCCCGAAGATCAGGATCGTCAAGTACGCCGAAGACGGCAGGACCGTCGTCGACGAGACCACCGTCACCGTGCGGTGGATGAAGAAGAACCTCGACGTCTACGGCGGGGATAACGGCGTCGAACTCCACTTCCAGGGCCCGGTCTTCAGTGACGAGTGGAACGAGACGCATCCGGGCGAACCCTACAACTTCTGGGACCCTGAAGAGACCGTCAACGCCAACCCCGGCAAGATCAACGAAGTCGTGAAAGGCACCTCCCTGCGCGACCTCTGCAACCTCGTCGGCGGCGCAGAAGAGGGCAACGAGATCAAACTCACCGCCAGAGACGGATACGCCGGGTCGCTCCCGTACGCCTCGGTCTACGAACCGGCGGCCAGACAGGGCGAGGCCATCATCGCATGGTGGACCGAGGAGAAGGGCGACGTCCCGGCATACCGTGACGGTCCCCGCCTCTTCTTCATGGCCCCTGACGGCATCTTCGGCAACTGGGACATGCACGAGTGCCTCCCTGAATGGTGCTGGCACTACTACGACAAGATGCCCGCGGTCGCCGGCATATCGGTCGCAAAGGTCGACACCATCGAGATCATGCCCGCACCCAGACAGGACTGGAGCCTCACCCTGAACGGCGCGATCAACGAAGAGATCGGCCGCACCTACTACGAGCACGGCGTCGAGTGCAGCGGCAGCATCCACCGTGTCGAATGGACCGACGGCGGACAGACCTGGTCGGGCCTGGCACTCTGGCTCCTCTGCGGATGGGTCGACGACGGCCAGTCGCACGGCGCCGGGGCGTACCGTGACGACCTCGCCGACGCGGGATACACCGTCCTCCTCGTCGACTACGGACCCGACGGTATCGCCGGCACCGGCGACGACCGCACCGTCGAGTTCGCCAGCGCAGACGTCAAGAGGAACAACAACATCATCCTCGCCAACGAGATCGACGGCATGCCCCTCGCCGAGAGCGACTGGCCGCTCAGGCTCGTCGGCGACGACGTGCCCGCCGAGAAGCGTCTCGGCAGCATCGACGCGGTCAGACTCCTCGGCCTGCCCGGGAGCGACGGCGACATGACCCTCATCCTCCGCAAGGGATGGAACTTCGTCTCGGTCCCGCGGACCCTCGCACCAGGCAACGACACCGTCGCCCTCTTTGAGAACGTCGACTGTGCCGGCCACTCGATCTTCGGCTACGACGGCACGGACGGCTGGGAAGTCCTCAAGAGCGATGCTCCGGTCAAACCGCTCGACGGCGTCTGGATCTACTCCAACACCACCGCGACCGTCGCCCTCACCTTCGACTCGCTCAAGCCAACCACCGCACCCACAAAGGCCCTCGTGCCCGGATGGAACGCCGTCGGGTTCTCCGACGTCAGTCCGGCACCGGCAAAGGACGCACTCGCATCGGTCAAAGATGCATGGGCCATCCTCATCGGCCTCGACGCCGAAGAACAGGCCTACGCACCCTCGATCATCAACAGCGGGAGCGGGTCGCACTCTGACGAGAGAGACCTCAACCCCGGCGAGGGCTACTGGGTCTTCATGCGGACCGGCGGCACCCTTGCCGCCATCAGCATCTAA